The following are from one region of the Dermacentor albipictus isolate Rhodes 1998 colony chromosome 5, USDA_Dalb.pri_finalv2, whole genome shotgun sequence genome:
- the LOC135917561 gene encoding alpha-(1,3)-fucosyltransferase C-like: MLDSSMRVPSRCLLALLVGAVLAGLYVLLPGSRSSARPSSAVRRRQPAAADPPVILMWTPFFRNRVWSTELKPSACGGEPACVRTSNRSALSASALVVFHLRDVRANDLPTERPRGQRWALFTHESPAYESRLPDALRSAINWTATYRSDSDINVLPWLQKVAQPPLPRNWWANKTRQALWLVSNCKTFSNREGFVRELAKFVQVDVVGDCGAKGGASCLPKMAERCYRQASKTYYFYLSLENSICTDYVTEKFFNALNWGMVPVVLGGANYSRIAPPGSYIDALAFRNVRQLADHMKRVAADVRLYNSYHAWRQNYSYAWEDFGCGFCRMLHNSSAPVKAYSDFNEWWFKQAHCYTWKKTFRY; the protein is encoded by the coding sequence ATGCTCGACTCCTCGATGCGCGTGCCCTCGAGGTGCCTCTTGGCGCTGCTCGTGGGCGCCGTCCTCGCCGGTCTCTACGTGCTGCTGCCCGGCAGCAGGAGCAGTGCGAGGCCCTCCTCGGCGGTGCGGCGGCGGCAGCCTGCGGCCGCCGATCCACCCGTCATCCTCATGTGGACGCCGTTCTTCCGCAACCGGGTGTGGAGCACGGAGTTGAAGCCCTCTGCGTGCGGCGGCGAGCCGGCCTGCGTGCGCACTTCGAACCGGAGCGCCCTGAGCGCGAGCGCGCTGGTTGtgttccacctgcgtgacgtgcGCGCCAACGACTTGCCAACGGAGCGGCCGCGCGGCCAGCGCTGGGCGCTCTTTACTCACGAATCGCCTGCCTACGAATCGAGGCTGCCGGACGCCCTGCGGAGCGCCATCAACTGGACAGCAACGTACCGCTCCGACTCGGACATTAACGTGCTTCCCTGGTTGCAGAAGGTGGCCcaaccgccgctgccgcgcaacTGGTGGGCGAACAAGACCCGCCAGGCACTGTGGCTCGTCAGCAACTGCAAGACGTTCAGCAACCGCGAGGGTTTCGTCCGGGAGCTCGCCAAGTTCGTCCAAGTGGACGTGGTAGGCGACTGCGGCGCCAAGGGCGGCGCCTCGTGCCTGCCCAAAATGGCCGAGCGCTGCTATCGCCAGGCGTCCAAGACCTACTACTTCTACCTGTCCCTGGAGAACTCCATCTGCACCGACTACGTCACCGAGAAGTTCTTCAACGCGCTGAACTGGGGCATGGTGCCCGTGGTGCTGGGCGGCGCCAACTACAGCCGCATAGCGCCTCCCGGTTCCTACATCGACGCCCTGGCGTTCCGGAACGTGCGCCAGCTCGCTGACCACATGAAGCGCGTTGCCGCGGACGTGCGCCTGTACAACAGCTACCACGCGTGGAGGCAAAATTACTCGTACGCCTGGGAGGACTTTGGGTGCGGCTTCTGCCGAATGCTGCACAACTCGTCTGCCCCGGTGAAGGCGTACAGCGATTTCAATGAATGGTGGTTCAAACAAGCTCACTGTTATACGTGGAAGAAAACGTTTAGGTACTAA